The following are encoded together in the Acipenser ruthenus chromosome 24, fAciRut3.2 maternal haplotype, whole genome shotgun sequence genome:
- the LOC117427612 gene encoding cocaine- and amphetamine-regulated transcript protein-like: MESSGMLLAVLCASLALALCQGQSSREVSDEEYTVKKSPSSSEKELVEAMEELLGKFQSRFPSYEKKAGTIPLCDVGDRCAVKQGPRIGKLCDCARGSTCNSFLLKCI; encoded by the exons ATGGAGAGCTCCGGAATGCTGCTCGCTGTGCTGTGTGCCAGCCTCGCCCTCGCCCTGTGCCAGGGGCAGTCATCCCGGGAGGTGTCTGACGAGGAGTACACTGTAAAGAAATCACCCTCGTCCTCTGAGAAAGAACTG GTAGAAGCAATGGAAGAACTTCTAGGAAAATTCCAGAGCAGATTCCCATCCTATGAGAAGAAAGCTGGAACCATCCCACTG TGCGATGTGGGAGACCGATGTGCCGTGAAGCAGGGTCCCAGGATTGGAAAGCTGTGTGACTGTGCCAGAGGGAGCACCTGCAACTCCTTCCTCCTCAAATGCATCTAA